The following proteins are encoded in a genomic region of Vibrio spartinae:
- a CDS encoding LysR family transcriptional regulator, with product MATFHQLTAPALRYFLEVARCGSISEASSHLNVATSAISRQISGLENHLGTPLFERRPRGMILSAAGELLSAYARKVLLETDRIVGEINALEGLQKGTVSIATTEGFAMEFLPYVIAEYRKQFSGIHFKLDVYSPHEVANTIRNGDADIGIAFSLTPTPELRVVHTQPAPILAIVHPKHPLAEKKRITLAQLVAYPLALPYPDTTLRQLFDICISQQQLSYEAALVSTYMSALNQFTINGSGVSLSGEISVRRLISNSVVKAIPISDKMMGIRNTEVQVLAGRTLPKAVQSFLDYLTVQLQPNL from the coding sequence ATGGCCACCTTTCATCAATTGACCGCACCCGCATTACGCTACTTCCTTGAGGTAGCGAGATGTGGTTCTATTAGTGAAGCTTCATCGCACCTTAATGTGGCAACAAGTGCGATTAGTAGGCAAATATCCGGCCTCGAAAACCATCTAGGCACCCCATTATTTGAACGAAGACCGAGAGGAATGATTTTAAGTGCTGCAGGAGAACTCCTTTCTGCTTATGCAAGAAAGGTCTTACTGGAGACAGATAGAATCGTTGGTGAAATTAACGCGCTCGAAGGATTGCAAAAGGGAACCGTATCGATTGCCACAACAGAGGGATTCGCAATGGAGTTTCTACCCTATGTCATTGCTGAATACCGTAAGCAATTTTCAGGGATTCACTTCAAGCTTGACGTGTATTCCCCCCATGAAGTTGCTAACACCATTCGAAATGGTGATGCCGATATTGGCATCGCATTCAGCCTGACTCCCACGCCAGAATTGCGCGTGGTCCATACTCAACCAGCTCCGATATTGGCAATTGTTCACCCCAAACATCCATTAGCAGAGAAAAAACGAATTACTCTCGCACAATTAGTCGCTTATCCATTGGCTTTACCATACCCAGATACCACGCTGAGACAGCTCTTTGATATCTGTATCAGCCAACAGCAGCTTAGCTACGAAGCCGCTCTGGTGAGCACTTATATGTCTGCGCTCAATCAATTTACGATCAATGGTTCAGGGGTTTCTCTATCTGGCGAGATTTCAGTGCGTCGCCTCATTAGCAACAGCGTCGTTAAAGCGATCCCGATTTCCGATAAAATGATGGGCATTCGGAACACAGAAGTACAGGTCTTAGCAGGACGCACACTGCCTAAAGCCGTACAGTCATTCTTGGACTATTTAACGGTTCAGTTACAACCAAACCTGTAG
- a CDS encoding ABC transporter substrate-binding protein has translation MSLLKKTGPFAIASILVMGSQSATAGKSDDTLVYASNSWPENISPYHNNLREGVILGHLAWDTLVYRDPASGKYLPMLATDWKWVDSTHLVLNLRQGVKFQNGDRFSAQDVAFTFNYALTPESKVVTLQNISWIKHVNVLDDYKVEFELDKPFPAALEYLAGPLPIYPKEYFEKVGLVGFNKAPIGTGPYQITKVINGQEADMKLNANYFKGSPIGKPKIGKLKFVLIPDPETRLAQLMTGQVDWIWRVSSDQADQLKAMPNLSVLSSETMRVGFLTLNSLGTDRENSPFKDLKVRQAINYAINRDGLANQLVRGGSRPLYTPCFPDQFGCQTDAAVKYEYSPEHAKKLLAEAGYPDGFDTDIYAYRDRDYAEAVIGNLRKVGIRAKLHYMNYAALRDDMRAGKVPMSFQTWGSYSINDASAIISVYFKGGSDDQDKDQEVKSWLEIADTSVDPEVRKSYYSKAIKKISQQAYWAPMFSYTSNYAFTSDLNFTAYPDELPRFWESSWK, from the coding sequence ATGTCTCTTTTGAAAAAAACTGGACCATTTGCTATTGCTTCGATTCTAGTCATGGGATCGCAGTCGGCTACTGCCGGTAAGTCTGATGATACCTTGGTGTATGCTTCGAACAGTTGGCCTGAAAATATCAGCCCTTATCATAATAATTTGCGTGAGGGGGTTATTCTCGGTCATCTCGCTTGGGATACCTTAGTGTATCGTGACCCTGCTTCAGGTAAGTACCTTCCAATGTTAGCGACTGACTGGAAATGGGTCGATAGCACCCACCTTGTGCTTAATTTACGCCAAGGTGTGAAATTTCAAAATGGCGATCGTTTTAGTGCACAGGATGTTGCATTTACCTTCAACTATGCACTGACTCCTGAATCTAAGGTTGTCACGCTCCAAAATATTAGTTGGATTAAACATGTTAATGTTTTGGATGATTACAAAGTTGAGTTCGAACTAGATAAGCCGTTTCCTGCTGCCTTGGAATATTTAGCGGGTCCACTACCGATTTACCCCAAAGAGTATTTTGAGAAAGTTGGATTGGTCGGATTCAATAAAGCTCCCATCGGTACGGGCCCCTATCAGATCACGAAGGTGATCAATGGGCAAGAAGCAGATATGAAATTAAATGCCAATTACTTTAAAGGTAGTCCAATTGGTAAGCCCAAAATTGGTAAACTTAAATTTGTTTTGATTCCTGATCCCGAAACACGTTTAGCTCAATTGATGACTGGACAAGTTGATTGGATTTGGCGCGTGTCTTCAGATCAGGCAGACCAATTAAAAGCGATGCCAAATTTATCGGTATTAAGTAGCGAAACGATGCGAGTTGGCTTCTTAACCTTAAATAGTTTGGGTACCGATAGAGAAAACTCCCCATTTAAAGATCTTAAAGTTCGTCAAGCTATCAATTACGCCATCAATCGAGATGGTTTGGCTAATCAACTCGTCCGGGGCGGCAGTCGTCCACTCTACACACCTTGTTTCCCTGACCAGTTCGGTTGTCAAACCGATGCGGCGGTTAAGTATGAGTATTCACCAGAGCACGCGAAAAAACTATTGGCAGAAGCGGGTTATCCCGATGGATTTGATACCGATATTTACGCTTATCGTGACCGAGATTATGCCGAAGCTGTGATTGGTAACTTAAGAAAAGTGGGGATTCGCGCTAAGCTCCATTATATGAATTATGCTGCACTGCGTGATGATATGCGCGCGGGTAAGGTTCCTATGTCATTTCAAACATGGGGGTCGTATTCAATCAATGATGCGTCGGCCATCATCAGTGTCTATTTCAAAGGTGGGTCGGATGACCAAGATAAGGATCAAGAAGTCAAAAGTTGGTTAGAGATTGCAGATACTTCGGTTGATCCCGAGGTTCGTAAAAGCTACTACAGCAAAGCGATTAAGAAAATTTCTCAACAGGCGTACTGGGCTCCAATGTTCTCCTATACCAGTAACTATGCATTTACCTCAGATTTAAATTTCACCGCTTATCCAGACGAATTACCACGTTTTTGGGAATCGAGTTGGAAATAG
- a CDS encoding ABC transporter permease, whose product MLGYCMRRLLMAMSVAFTVSVVCFMLLHLSGDLATAIAGPEASSDQIEQIRVQFGLDKPIYVQYVSWLWGALHLDFGDSYYFPEAVISLIGERLPVTLTLGAVALGVATLVAIPLGVIAAIKQDTWIDRLALLIAVFGQAMPSFFFGLVLIIVFAVNLHWLPAGGTGTWQHFILPAVALGYYATPSIMRLTRTGMLEVLGSDYIRTARAKGISETRVVLKHALRNAVIPVVALLAVELGFMLGGSIVIESVFSLRGLGQLAWDSIARNDYPVVQAVVLLIAVFYIVLTFLADLLNAVLDPKLRIA is encoded by the coding sequence ATGTTGGGATATTGTATGCGGCGTTTGCTGATGGCAATGAGTGTGGCATTCACCGTATCGGTTGTCTGTTTTATGCTGCTCCATCTTTCTGGTGATTTAGCAACCGCGATCGCTGGTCCAGAAGCAAGTAGCGATCAAATCGAACAGATTCGTGTTCAATTTGGCTTAGATAAGCCGATTTATGTTCAGTACGTTAGTTGGTTATGGGGGGCGCTTCACCTCGATTTCGGTGACTCCTATTATTTTCCAGAAGCGGTGATTTCTCTTATTGGTGAACGGCTACCCGTTACACTAACGTTAGGCGCGGTCGCGCTTGGTGTTGCAACCTTGGTTGCCATTCCTTTGGGGGTGATTGCTGCAATTAAACAAGATACGTGGATTGACCGTCTGGCACTACTCATCGCAGTGTTTGGACAAGCCATGCCGAGCTTTTTCTTCGGTTTAGTACTTATCATCGTTTTTGCCGTCAATCTTCACTGGTTGCCAGCCGGTGGTACCGGAACATGGCAGCATTTCATCCTGCCTGCTGTGGCTCTGGGGTATTACGCCACGCCATCGATCATGCGTTTGACCCGTACCGGCATGCTAGAAGTGTTAGGTTCAGATTACATTCGTACCGCTCGAGCGAAAGGGATCAGCGAAACACGAGTCGTCCTGAAGCATGCTCTCCGTAATGCGGTGATTCCTGTCGTCGCCTTATTGGCAGTTGAATTAGGCTTTATGCTCGGTGGTTCTATTGTTATTGAATCGGTGTTTTCTCTACGCGGCCTAGGTCAGCTTGCTTGGGATTCAATTGCTCGCAACGATTATCCGGTTGTTCAAGCCGTGGTGCTACTTATTGCAGTGTTCTATATCGTGTTGACCTTTTTGGCTGACTTACTCAACGCTGTGCTTGACCCTAAACTACGTATTGCCTGA
- a CDS encoding ABC transporter permease translates to MTVMTMPTHLPEIPPWRKAIHHLFGHHSLTLGTVILLLIVAGALFAPLIAPYDPFDQDVMRRMLPPFWHDNGSWEHILGTDKLGRDYFSRLLYGARISLVIGFAAACISGVIGTTFGILAGYFGGRTDAVISYLITTRLSMPVILIALAMSSLVGGSLDVVILLLGFLLWDRFAVVARATTQQLRDAEFIASAKVLGASTRYILIRELLPNILSPLIVVITLEMAHAILLEATLSFLGLGVQPPLPSWGLMVAEGKAYMFFQPWVIAVPGIALMILVMAINLVGDGLRDLNAPTNRS, encoded by the coding sequence ATGACGGTTATGACGATGCCAACACATCTCCCTGAGATACCACCGTGGCGCAAAGCAATACATCATTTGTTTGGCCATCATAGTTTGACACTTGGAACGGTCATTTTGTTACTAATAGTGGCTGGTGCGTTATTTGCGCCCCTTATTGCGCCCTATGACCCATTTGATCAAGATGTGATGCGTCGAATGCTACCCCCGTTCTGGCATGACAACGGTAGCTGGGAACATATTTTGGGGACAGATAAACTTGGTAGGGATTATTTTTCTCGCCTACTATATGGCGCTCGGATTTCTTTGGTGATTGGTTTTGCAGCTGCGTGTATTTCGGGTGTTATTGGCACGACTTTTGGCATTTTAGCGGGCTACTTTGGTGGCCGAACGGATGCCGTGATCAGTTATCTCATTACAACGCGCCTCTCTATGCCTGTGATATTAATAGCATTAGCAATGTCCTCGTTAGTGGGGGGCTCACTGGATGTCGTCATACTACTATTAGGCTTTCTATTGTGGGATCGCTTTGCTGTTGTGGCACGGGCTACGACTCAGCAGCTAAGAGACGCTGAGTTTATCGCGTCAGCGAAAGTACTCGGCGCTTCAACTCGTTACATCTTGATTCGCGAGTTACTGCCAAATATTTTAAGTCCGTTAATCGTTGTTATCACATTAGAAATGGCCCATGCCATCCTGCTTGAAGCAACGTTGTCTTTCCTCGGCTTAGGCGTTCAACCGCCATTGCCATCTTGGGGGTTAATGGTCGCTGAGGGTAAGGCATACATGTTTTTTCAGCCATGGGTTATTGCTGTTCCAGGAATCGCACTAATGATATTAGTGATGGCCATTAACCTCGTTGGTGATGGTTTGCGTGATCTCA